The proteins below are encoded in one region of Chroicocephalus ridibundus chromosome 9, bChrRid1.1, whole genome shotgun sequence:
- the CELF6 gene encoding CUGBP Elav-like family member 6 isoform X4: MAAAGSGVAAAAAAAEAGAAFSTANSGRVNGLSRPPGAIAMKDHDAIKLFVGQIPRNLEESDLKPLFEEFGRIYELTVLKDRFTGMHKGCAFLTYCARDSALKAQSALHEQKTLPGMNRPIQVKPADSEGRGEDRKLFVGMLGKQQSEDDVRRLFEPFGQIEECTILRGPDGASKGCAFVKYGSHAEAQAAINSLHGSQTMPGASSSLVVKFADTDKERTLRRMHQMAGQLGIFNPMTIQFGAYGAYTQAQQAALMAAAQGTCLNPMAAIAAAQMQQMAAFNVSGLVAAPLTPSSGTSTPPGISTAPVPSIATPIGVNGFSPLPPQTNGQPASETIYTNGIHPYPAQSPTVADPLQQAYAGMQHYAAAYPTAYAPISQAFPQQAPIIPQQQREGPEGCNLFIYHLPQEFGDAELTQMFLPFGNVISAKVFVDRATNQSKCFGFVSFDNPTSAQAAIQAMNGFQIGMKRLKVQLKRPKDANRPY; encoded by the exons atggccgcggcgggcagcggcgtggcggcggcggcggcggcggcggaggcgggggcgGCGTTCAGCACCGCGAACAGCGGCCGGGTGAACGGGCTgagccgcccgcccggcgccaTCGCCATGAAGGACCACGACGCCATCAAGCTCTTCGTGGGGCAGATCCCGCGCAACCTGGAGGAGAGCGACCTCAAGCCGCTCTTCGAGGAGTTCGGCCGCATCTACGAGCTCACCGTCCTCAAGGATCGCTTCACCGGCATGCACAAAG GCTGTGCCTTCCTCACCTACTGCGCCCGCGACTCGGCCCTGAAGGCGCAGAGCGCTCTGCACGAGCAGAAGACGCTGCCGGGG ATGAACCGCCCCATCCAAGTGAAGCCGGCCGACAGCGAGGGCCGAGGAG aaGACAGGAAGCTCTTTGTGGGCAtgctggggaagcagcagagcGAGGATGATGTCAGGCGCCTCTTCGAACCCTTCGGCCAGATCGAGGAGTGCACCATCCTCCGAGGGCCCGATGGGGCCAGCAAAG GTTGTGCCTTTGTGAAATACGGCAGCCACGCCGAGGCGCAGGCTGCCATCAACAGCCTGCACGGCAGCCAAACCATGCCG ggcgcCTCGTCCAGCCTGGTGGTGAAGTTTGCGGACACGGATAAGGAGAGGACCCTGCGGCGGATGCATCAGATGGCGGGGCAGCTGGGCATCTTCAACCCCATGACCATCCAGTTTGGCGCCTACGGGGCCTATACGCAAGCG cagcaggcagccctgATGGCGGCCGCGCAAGGGACCTGCCTGAACCCCATGGCTGCCATCGCCGCTGCCCAGATGCAGCAAATGGCCGCCTTCAACGTCAGCGGGCTGGTGGCTGCTCCCCTCACTCCCTCTTCAG GTACGAGCACCCCCCCCGGTATCAGCACGGCACCCGTGCCCAGCATCGCCACCCCGATTGGGGTGAACGGCTTCAGCCCGCTGCCGCCGCAGACCAACGGGCAACCCGCCTCCGAGACCATCTACACCAACGGCATCCACCCCTACCCAG ctcAAAGCCCCACGGTGGCAGATCCCCTCCAGCAAGCCTACGCAGGCATGCAGCACTATGCAG CAGCGTATCCCACCGCCTACGCGCCCATCAGCCAAGcctttcctcagcaagcgccgatCATCCCGCAGCAGCAGCGAGAAG GTCCCGAAGGCTGTAACCTGTTTATTTATCACCTGCCCCAGGAGTTCGGGGATGCGGAGCTCACGCAGATGTTCTTGCCTTTCGGCAATGTCATCTCTGCCAAAGTCTTTGTGGACCGTGCCACCAACCAGAGCAAGTGCTTTG GTTTCGTCAGTTTTGACAATCCAACGAGCGCTCAGGCAGCCATTCAGGCCATGAACGGCTTCCAGATCGGCATGAAGAGGCTAAAAGTCCAGCTAAAGCGGCCGAAAGATGCCAACAGACCCTACTGA
- the CELF6 gene encoding CUGBP Elav-like family member 6 isoform X1, whose translation MAAAGSGVAAAAAAAEAGAAFSTANSGRVNGLSRPPGAIAMKDHDAIKLFVGQIPRNLEESDLKPLFEEFGRIYELTVLKDRFTGMHKGCAFLTYCARDSALKAQSALHEQKTLPGMNRPIQVKPADSEGRGEDRKLFVGMLGKQQSEDDVRRLFEPFGQIEECTILRGPDGASKGCAFVKYGSHAEAQAAINSLHGSQTMPGASSSLVVKFADTDKERTLRRMHQMAGQLGIFNPMTIQFGAYGAYTQAIMQQQAALMAAAQGTCLNPMAAIAAAQMQQMAAFNVSGLVAAPLTPSSGTSTPPGISTAPVPSIATPIGVNGFSPLPPQTNGQPASETIYTNGIHPYPAQSPTVADPLQQAYAGMQHYAAAYPTAYAPISQAFPQQAPIIPQQQREGPEGCNLFIYHLPQEFGDAELTQMFLPFGNVISAKVFVDRATNQSKCFGFVSFDNPTSAQAAIQAMNGFQIGMKRLKVQLKRPKDANRPY comes from the exons atggccgcggcgggcagcggcgtggcggcggcggcggcggcggcggaggcgggggcgGCGTTCAGCACCGCGAACAGCGGCCGGGTGAACGGGCTgagccgcccgcccggcgccaTCGCCATGAAGGACCACGACGCCATCAAGCTCTTCGTGGGGCAGATCCCGCGCAACCTGGAGGAGAGCGACCTCAAGCCGCTCTTCGAGGAGTTCGGCCGCATCTACGAGCTCACCGTCCTCAAGGATCGCTTCACCGGCATGCACAAAG GCTGTGCCTTCCTCACCTACTGCGCCCGCGACTCGGCCCTGAAGGCGCAGAGCGCTCTGCACGAGCAGAAGACGCTGCCGGGG ATGAACCGCCCCATCCAAGTGAAGCCGGCCGACAGCGAGGGCCGAGGAG aaGACAGGAAGCTCTTTGTGGGCAtgctggggaagcagcagagcGAGGATGATGTCAGGCGCCTCTTCGAACCCTTCGGCCAGATCGAGGAGTGCACCATCCTCCGAGGGCCCGATGGGGCCAGCAAAG GTTGTGCCTTTGTGAAATACGGCAGCCACGCCGAGGCGCAGGCTGCCATCAACAGCCTGCACGGCAGCCAAACCATGCCG ggcgcCTCGTCCAGCCTGGTGGTGAAGTTTGCGGACACGGATAAGGAGAGGACCCTGCGGCGGATGCATCAGATGGCGGGGCAGCTGGGCATCTTCAACCCCATGACCATCCAGTTTGGCGCCTACGGGGCCTATACGCAAGCG atcatgcagcagcaggcagccctgATGGCGGCCGCGCAAGGGACCTGCCTGAACCCCATGGCTGCCATCGCCGCTGCCCAGATGCAGCAAATGGCCGCCTTCAACGTCAGCGGGCTGGTGGCTGCTCCCCTCACTCCCTCTTCAG GTACGAGCACCCCCCCCGGTATCAGCACGGCACCCGTGCCCAGCATCGCCACCCCGATTGGGGTGAACGGCTTCAGCCCGCTGCCGCCGCAGACCAACGGGCAACCCGCCTCCGAGACCATCTACACCAACGGCATCCACCCCTACCCAG ctcAAAGCCCCACGGTGGCAGATCCCCTCCAGCAAGCCTACGCAGGCATGCAGCACTATGCAG CAGCGTATCCCACCGCCTACGCGCCCATCAGCCAAGcctttcctcagcaagcgccgatCATCCCGCAGCAGCAGCGAGAAG GTCCCGAAGGCTGTAACCTGTTTATTTATCACCTGCCCCAGGAGTTCGGGGATGCGGAGCTCACGCAGATGTTCTTGCCTTTCGGCAATGTCATCTCTGCCAAAGTCTTTGTGGACCGTGCCACCAACCAGAGCAAGTGCTTTG GTTTCGTCAGTTTTGACAATCCAACGAGCGCTCAGGCAGCCATTCAGGCCATGAACGGCTTCCAGATCGGCATGAAGAGGCTAAAAGTCCAGCTAAAGCGGCCGAAAGATGCCAACAGACCCTACTGA
- the CELF6 gene encoding CUGBP Elav-like family member 6 isoform X3, giving the protein MAAAGSGVAAAAAAAEAGAAFSTANSGRVNGLSRPPGAIAMKDHDAIKLFVGQIPRNLEESDLKPLFEEFGRIYELTVLKDRFTGMHKGCAFLTYCARDSALKAQSALHEQKTLPGMNRPIQVKPADSEGRGEDRKLFVGMLGKQQSEDDVRRLFEPFGQIEECTILRGPDGASKGCAFVKYGSHAEAQAAINSLHGSQTMPGASSSLVVKFADTDKERTLRRMHQMAGQLGIFNPMTIQFGAYGAYTQAIMQQQAALMAAAQGTCLNPMAAIAAAQMQQMAAFNVSGLVAAPLTPSSGTSTPPGISTAPVPSIATPIGVNGFSPLPPQTNGQPASETIYTNGIHPYPAQSPTVADPLQQAYAGMQHYAAYPTAYAPISQAFPQQAPIIPQQQREGPEGCNLFIYHLPQEFGDAELTQMFLPFGNVISAKVFVDRATNQSKCFGFVSFDNPTSAQAAIQAMNGFQIGMKRLKVQLKRPKDANRPY; this is encoded by the exons atggccgcggcgggcagcggcgtggcggcggcggcggcggcggcggaggcgggggcgGCGTTCAGCACCGCGAACAGCGGCCGGGTGAACGGGCTgagccgcccgcccggcgccaTCGCCATGAAGGACCACGACGCCATCAAGCTCTTCGTGGGGCAGATCCCGCGCAACCTGGAGGAGAGCGACCTCAAGCCGCTCTTCGAGGAGTTCGGCCGCATCTACGAGCTCACCGTCCTCAAGGATCGCTTCACCGGCATGCACAAAG GCTGTGCCTTCCTCACCTACTGCGCCCGCGACTCGGCCCTGAAGGCGCAGAGCGCTCTGCACGAGCAGAAGACGCTGCCGGGG ATGAACCGCCCCATCCAAGTGAAGCCGGCCGACAGCGAGGGCCGAGGAG aaGACAGGAAGCTCTTTGTGGGCAtgctggggaagcagcagagcGAGGATGATGTCAGGCGCCTCTTCGAACCCTTCGGCCAGATCGAGGAGTGCACCATCCTCCGAGGGCCCGATGGGGCCAGCAAAG GTTGTGCCTTTGTGAAATACGGCAGCCACGCCGAGGCGCAGGCTGCCATCAACAGCCTGCACGGCAGCCAAACCATGCCG ggcgcCTCGTCCAGCCTGGTGGTGAAGTTTGCGGACACGGATAAGGAGAGGACCCTGCGGCGGATGCATCAGATGGCGGGGCAGCTGGGCATCTTCAACCCCATGACCATCCAGTTTGGCGCCTACGGGGCCTATACGCAAGCG atcatgcagcagcaggcagccctgATGGCGGCCGCGCAAGGGACCTGCCTGAACCCCATGGCTGCCATCGCCGCTGCCCAGATGCAGCAAATGGCCGCCTTCAACGTCAGCGGGCTGGTGGCTGCTCCCCTCACTCCCTCTTCAG GTACGAGCACCCCCCCCGGTATCAGCACGGCACCCGTGCCCAGCATCGCCACCCCGATTGGGGTGAACGGCTTCAGCCCGCTGCCGCCGCAGACCAACGGGCAACCCGCCTCCGAGACCATCTACACCAACGGCATCCACCCCTACCCAG ctcAAAGCCCCACGGTGGCAGATCCCCTCCAGCAAGCCTACGCAGGCATGCAGCACTATGCAG CGTATCCCACCGCCTACGCGCCCATCAGCCAAGcctttcctcagcaagcgccgatCATCCCGCAGCAGCAGCGAGAAG GTCCCGAAGGCTGTAACCTGTTTATTTATCACCTGCCCCAGGAGTTCGGGGATGCGGAGCTCACGCAGATGTTCTTGCCTTTCGGCAATGTCATCTCTGCCAAAGTCTTTGTGGACCGTGCCACCAACCAGAGCAAGTGCTTTG GTTTCGTCAGTTTTGACAATCCAACGAGCGCTCAGGCAGCCATTCAGGCCATGAACGGCTTCCAGATCGGCATGAAGAGGCTAAAAGTCCAGCTAAAGCGGCCGAAAGATGCCAACAGACCCTACTGA
- the CELF6 gene encoding CUGBP Elav-like family member 6 isoform X2, which yields MAAAGSGVAAAAAAAEAGAAFSTANSGRVNGLSRPPGAIAMKDHDAIKLFVGQIPRNLEESDLKPLFEEFGRIYELTVLKDRFTGMHKGCAFLTYCARDSALKAQSALHEQKTLPGMNRPIQVKPADSEGRGDRKLFVGMLGKQQSEDDVRRLFEPFGQIEECTILRGPDGASKGCAFVKYGSHAEAQAAINSLHGSQTMPGASSSLVVKFADTDKERTLRRMHQMAGQLGIFNPMTIQFGAYGAYTQAIMQQQAALMAAAQGTCLNPMAAIAAAQMQQMAAFNVSGLVAAPLTPSSGTSTPPGISTAPVPSIATPIGVNGFSPLPPQTNGQPASETIYTNGIHPYPAQSPTVADPLQQAYAGMQHYAAAYPTAYAPISQAFPQQAPIIPQQQREGPEGCNLFIYHLPQEFGDAELTQMFLPFGNVISAKVFVDRATNQSKCFGFVSFDNPTSAQAAIQAMNGFQIGMKRLKVQLKRPKDANRPY from the exons atggccgcggcgggcagcggcgtggcggcggcggcggcggcggcggaggcgggggcgGCGTTCAGCACCGCGAACAGCGGCCGGGTGAACGGGCTgagccgcccgcccggcgccaTCGCCATGAAGGACCACGACGCCATCAAGCTCTTCGTGGGGCAGATCCCGCGCAACCTGGAGGAGAGCGACCTCAAGCCGCTCTTCGAGGAGTTCGGCCGCATCTACGAGCTCACCGTCCTCAAGGATCGCTTCACCGGCATGCACAAAG GCTGTGCCTTCCTCACCTACTGCGCCCGCGACTCGGCCCTGAAGGCGCAGAGCGCTCTGCACGAGCAGAAGACGCTGCCGGGG ATGAACCGCCCCATCCAAGTGAAGCCGGCCGACAGCGAGGGCCGAGGAG ACAGGAAGCTCTTTGTGGGCAtgctggggaagcagcagagcGAGGATGATGTCAGGCGCCTCTTCGAACCCTTCGGCCAGATCGAGGAGTGCACCATCCTCCGAGGGCCCGATGGGGCCAGCAAAG GTTGTGCCTTTGTGAAATACGGCAGCCACGCCGAGGCGCAGGCTGCCATCAACAGCCTGCACGGCAGCCAAACCATGCCG ggcgcCTCGTCCAGCCTGGTGGTGAAGTTTGCGGACACGGATAAGGAGAGGACCCTGCGGCGGATGCATCAGATGGCGGGGCAGCTGGGCATCTTCAACCCCATGACCATCCAGTTTGGCGCCTACGGGGCCTATACGCAAGCG atcatgcagcagcaggcagccctgATGGCGGCCGCGCAAGGGACCTGCCTGAACCCCATGGCTGCCATCGCCGCTGCCCAGATGCAGCAAATGGCCGCCTTCAACGTCAGCGGGCTGGTGGCTGCTCCCCTCACTCCCTCTTCAG GTACGAGCACCCCCCCCGGTATCAGCACGGCACCCGTGCCCAGCATCGCCACCCCGATTGGGGTGAACGGCTTCAGCCCGCTGCCGCCGCAGACCAACGGGCAACCCGCCTCCGAGACCATCTACACCAACGGCATCCACCCCTACCCAG ctcAAAGCCCCACGGTGGCAGATCCCCTCCAGCAAGCCTACGCAGGCATGCAGCACTATGCAG CAGCGTATCCCACCGCCTACGCGCCCATCAGCCAAGcctttcctcagcaagcgccgatCATCCCGCAGCAGCAGCGAGAAG GTCCCGAAGGCTGTAACCTGTTTATTTATCACCTGCCCCAGGAGTTCGGGGATGCGGAGCTCACGCAGATGTTCTTGCCTTTCGGCAATGTCATCTCTGCCAAAGTCTTTGTGGACCGTGCCACCAACCAGAGCAAGTGCTTTG GTTTCGTCAGTTTTGACAATCCAACGAGCGCTCAGGCAGCCATTCAGGCCATGAACGGCTTCCAGATCGGCATGAAGAGGCTAAAAGTCCAGCTAAAGCGGCCGAAAGATGCCAACAGACCCTACTGA
- the CELF6 gene encoding CUGBP Elav-like family member 6 isoform X7, which translates to MQLPQVPAPGPRPPVLWVPAGSKILCIEMNRPIQVKPADSEGRGDRKLFVGMLGKQQSEDDVRRLFEPFGQIEECTILRGPDGASKGCAFVKYGSHAEAQAAINSLHGSQTMPGASSSLVVKFADTDKERTLRRMHQMAGQLGIFNPMTIQFGAYGAYTQAIMQQQAALMAAAQGTCLNPMAAIAAAQMQQMAAFNVSGLVAAPLTPSSGTSTPPGISTAPVPSIATPIGVNGFSPLPPQTNGQPASETIYTNGIHPYPAQSPTVADPLQQAYAGMQHYAAAYPTAYAPISQAFPQQAPIIPQQQREGPEGCNLFIYHLPQEFGDAELTQMFLPFGNVISAKVFVDRATNQSKCFGFVSFDNPTSAQAAIQAMNGFQIGMKRLKVQLKRPKDANRPY; encoded by the exons atgCAGCTGCCGCAGGTGCCGGCGcccgggccgcggccgcccgTGCTGTGGGTGCCCGCCGGGTCTAAGATCCTCTGCATCGAG ATGAACCGCCCCATCCAAGTGAAGCCGGCCGACAGCGAGGGCCGAGGAG ACAGGAAGCTCTTTGTGGGCAtgctggggaagcagcagagcGAGGATGATGTCAGGCGCCTCTTCGAACCCTTCGGCCAGATCGAGGAGTGCACCATCCTCCGAGGGCCCGATGGGGCCAGCAAAG GTTGTGCCTTTGTGAAATACGGCAGCCACGCCGAGGCGCAGGCTGCCATCAACAGCCTGCACGGCAGCCAAACCATGCCG ggcgcCTCGTCCAGCCTGGTGGTGAAGTTTGCGGACACGGATAAGGAGAGGACCCTGCGGCGGATGCATCAGATGGCGGGGCAGCTGGGCATCTTCAACCCCATGACCATCCAGTTTGGCGCCTACGGGGCCTATACGCAAGCG atcatgcagcagcaggcagccctgATGGCGGCCGCGCAAGGGACCTGCCTGAACCCCATGGCTGCCATCGCCGCTGCCCAGATGCAGCAAATGGCCGCCTTCAACGTCAGCGGGCTGGTGGCTGCTCCCCTCACTCCCTCTTCAG GTACGAGCACCCCCCCCGGTATCAGCACGGCACCCGTGCCCAGCATCGCCACCCCGATTGGGGTGAACGGCTTCAGCCCGCTGCCGCCGCAGACCAACGGGCAACCCGCCTCCGAGACCATCTACACCAACGGCATCCACCCCTACCCAG ctcAAAGCCCCACGGTGGCAGATCCCCTCCAGCAAGCCTACGCAGGCATGCAGCACTATGCAG CAGCGTATCCCACCGCCTACGCGCCCATCAGCCAAGcctttcctcagcaagcgccgatCATCCCGCAGCAGCAGCGAGAAG GTCCCGAAGGCTGTAACCTGTTTATTTATCACCTGCCCCAGGAGTTCGGGGATGCGGAGCTCACGCAGATGTTCTTGCCTTTCGGCAATGTCATCTCTGCCAAAGTCTTTGTGGACCGTGCCACCAACCAGAGCAAGTGCTTTG GTTTCGTCAGTTTTGACAATCCAACGAGCGCTCAGGCAGCCATTCAGGCCATGAACGGCTTCCAGATCGGCATGAAGAGGCTAAAAGTCCAGCTAAAGCGGCCGAAAGATGCCAACAGACCCTACTGA
- the CELF6 gene encoding CUGBP Elav-like family member 6 isoform X6 → MQLPQVPAPGPRPPVLWVPAGSKILCIEMNRPIQVKPADSEGRGEDRKLFVGMLGKQQSEDDVRRLFEPFGQIEECTILRGPDGASKGCAFVKYGSHAEAQAAINSLHGSQTMPGASSSLVVKFADTDKERTLRRMHQMAGQLGIFNPMTIQFGAYGAYTQAIMQQQAALMAAAQGTCLNPMAAIAAAQMQQMAAFNVSGLVAAPLTPSSGTSTPPGISTAPVPSIATPIGVNGFSPLPPQTNGQPASETIYTNGIHPYPAQSPTVADPLQQAYAGMQHYAAAYPTAYAPISQAFPQQAPIIPQQQREGPEGCNLFIYHLPQEFGDAELTQMFLPFGNVISAKVFVDRATNQSKCFGFVSFDNPTSAQAAIQAMNGFQIGMKRLKVQLKRPKDANRPY, encoded by the exons atgCAGCTGCCGCAGGTGCCGGCGcccgggccgcggccgcccgTGCTGTGGGTGCCCGCCGGGTCTAAGATCCTCTGCATCGAG ATGAACCGCCCCATCCAAGTGAAGCCGGCCGACAGCGAGGGCCGAGGAG aaGACAGGAAGCTCTTTGTGGGCAtgctggggaagcagcagagcGAGGATGATGTCAGGCGCCTCTTCGAACCCTTCGGCCAGATCGAGGAGTGCACCATCCTCCGAGGGCCCGATGGGGCCAGCAAAG GTTGTGCCTTTGTGAAATACGGCAGCCACGCCGAGGCGCAGGCTGCCATCAACAGCCTGCACGGCAGCCAAACCATGCCG ggcgcCTCGTCCAGCCTGGTGGTGAAGTTTGCGGACACGGATAAGGAGAGGACCCTGCGGCGGATGCATCAGATGGCGGGGCAGCTGGGCATCTTCAACCCCATGACCATCCAGTTTGGCGCCTACGGGGCCTATACGCAAGCG atcatgcagcagcaggcagccctgATGGCGGCCGCGCAAGGGACCTGCCTGAACCCCATGGCTGCCATCGCCGCTGCCCAGATGCAGCAAATGGCCGCCTTCAACGTCAGCGGGCTGGTGGCTGCTCCCCTCACTCCCTCTTCAG GTACGAGCACCCCCCCCGGTATCAGCACGGCACCCGTGCCCAGCATCGCCACCCCGATTGGGGTGAACGGCTTCAGCCCGCTGCCGCCGCAGACCAACGGGCAACCCGCCTCCGAGACCATCTACACCAACGGCATCCACCCCTACCCAG ctcAAAGCCCCACGGTGGCAGATCCCCTCCAGCAAGCCTACGCAGGCATGCAGCACTATGCAG CAGCGTATCCCACCGCCTACGCGCCCATCAGCCAAGcctttcctcagcaagcgccgatCATCCCGCAGCAGCAGCGAGAAG GTCCCGAAGGCTGTAACCTGTTTATTTATCACCTGCCCCAGGAGTTCGGGGATGCGGAGCTCACGCAGATGTTCTTGCCTTTCGGCAATGTCATCTCTGCCAAAGTCTTTGTGGACCGTGCCACCAACCAGAGCAAGTGCTTTG GTTTCGTCAGTTTTGACAATCCAACGAGCGCTCAGGCAGCCATTCAGGCCATGAACGGCTTCCAGATCGGCATGAAGAGGCTAAAAGTCCAGCTAAAGCGGCCGAAAGATGCCAACAGACCCTACTGA
- the CELF6 gene encoding CUGBP Elav-like family member 6 isoform X8: MGFCVGWKMNRPIQVKPADSEGRGDRKLFVGMLGKQQSEDDVRRLFEPFGQIEECTILRGPDGASKGCAFVKYGSHAEAQAAINSLHGSQTMPGASSSLVVKFADTDKERTLRRMHQMAGQLGIFNPMTIQFGAYGAYTQAIMQQQAALMAAAQGTCLNPMAAIAAAQMQQMAAFNVSGLVAAPLTPSSGTSTPPGISTAPVPSIATPIGVNGFSPLPPQTNGQPASETIYTNGIHPYPAQSPTVADPLQQAYAGMQHYAAAYPTAYAPISQAFPQQAPIIPQQQREGPEGCNLFIYHLPQEFGDAELTQMFLPFGNVISAKVFVDRATNQSKCFGFVSFDNPTSAQAAIQAMNGFQIGMKRLKVQLKRPKDANRPY, from the exons ATGGGTTTCTGTGTTGGCTGGAAG ATGAACCGCCCCATCCAAGTGAAGCCGGCCGACAGCGAGGGCCGAGGAG ACAGGAAGCTCTTTGTGGGCAtgctggggaagcagcagagcGAGGATGATGTCAGGCGCCTCTTCGAACCCTTCGGCCAGATCGAGGAGTGCACCATCCTCCGAGGGCCCGATGGGGCCAGCAAAG GTTGTGCCTTTGTGAAATACGGCAGCCACGCCGAGGCGCAGGCTGCCATCAACAGCCTGCACGGCAGCCAAACCATGCCG ggcgcCTCGTCCAGCCTGGTGGTGAAGTTTGCGGACACGGATAAGGAGAGGACCCTGCGGCGGATGCATCAGATGGCGGGGCAGCTGGGCATCTTCAACCCCATGACCATCCAGTTTGGCGCCTACGGGGCCTATACGCAAGCG atcatgcagcagcaggcagccctgATGGCGGCCGCGCAAGGGACCTGCCTGAACCCCATGGCTGCCATCGCCGCTGCCCAGATGCAGCAAATGGCCGCCTTCAACGTCAGCGGGCTGGTGGCTGCTCCCCTCACTCCCTCTTCAG GTACGAGCACCCCCCCCGGTATCAGCACGGCACCCGTGCCCAGCATCGCCACCCCGATTGGGGTGAACGGCTTCAGCCCGCTGCCGCCGCAGACCAACGGGCAACCCGCCTCCGAGACCATCTACACCAACGGCATCCACCCCTACCCAG ctcAAAGCCCCACGGTGGCAGATCCCCTCCAGCAAGCCTACGCAGGCATGCAGCACTATGCAG CAGCGTATCCCACCGCCTACGCGCCCATCAGCCAAGcctttcctcagcaagcgccgatCATCCCGCAGCAGCAGCGAGAAG GTCCCGAAGGCTGTAACCTGTTTATTTATCACCTGCCCCAGGAGTTCGGGGATGCGGAGCTCACGCAGATGTTCTTGCCTTTCGGCAATGTCATCTCTGCCAAAGTCTTTGTGGACCGTGCCACCAACCAGAGCAAGTGCTTTG GTTTCGTCAGTTTTGACAATCCAACGAGCGCTCAGGCAGCCATTCAGGCCATGAACGGCTTCCAGATCGGCATGAAGAGGCTAAAAGTCCAGCTAAAGCGGCCGAAAGATGCCAACAGACCCTACTGA
- the CELF6 gene encoding CUGBP Elav-like family member 6 isoform X5, producing the protein MEGCWAAGGDRVGRGARCGAAVGTDGQVGTGQPDAGMNRPIQVKPADSEGRGDRKLFVGMLGKQQSEDDVRRLFEPFGQIEECTILRGPDGASKGCAFVKYGSHAEAQAAINSLHGSQTMPGASSSLVVKFADTDKERTLRRMHQMAGQLGIFNPMTIQFGAYGAYTQAIMQQQAALMAAAQGTCLNPMAAIAAAQMQQMAAFNVSGLVAAPLTPSSGTSTPPGISTAPVPSIATPIGVNGFSPLPPQTNGQPASETIYTNGIHPYPAQSPTVADPLQQAYAGMQHYAAAYPTAYAPISQAFPQQAPIIPQQQREGPEGCNLFIYHLPQEFGDAELTQMFLPFGNVISAKVFVDRATNQSKCFGFVSFDNPTSAQAAIQAMNGFQIGMKRLKVQLKRPKDANRPY; encoded by the exons atggagggctGCTGGGCAGCGGGGGGTGACCGTGTGGGCAGAGGAGCAAGgtgtggggctgctgtggggacagaCGGACAGGTGGGCACCGGACAACCGGACGCAGGG ATGAACCGCCCCATCCAAGTGAAGCCGGCCGACAGCGAGGGCCGAGGAG ACAGGAAGCTCTTTGTGGGCAtgctggggaagcagcagagcGAGGATGATGTCAGGCGCCTCTTCGAACCCTTCGGCCAGATCGAGGAGTGCACCATCCTCCGAGGGCCCGATGGGGCCAGCAAAG GTTGTGCCTTTGTGAAATACGGCAGCCACGCCGAGGCGCAGGCTGCCATCAACAGCCTGCACGGCAGCCAAACCATGCCG ggcgcCTCGTCCAGCCTGGTGGTGAAGTTTGCGGACACGGATAAGGAGAGGACCCTGCGGCGGATGCATCAGATGGCGGGGCAGCTGGGCATCTTCAACCCCATGACCATCCAGTTTGGCGCCTACGGGGCCTATACGCAAGCG atcatgcagcagcaggcagccctgATGGCGGCCGCGCAAGGGACCTGCCTGAACCCCATGGCTGCCATCGCCGCTGCCCAGATGCAGCAAATGGCCGCCTTCAACGTCAGCGGGCTGGTGGCTGCTCCCCTCACTCCCTCTTCAG GTACGAGCACCCCCCCCGGTATCAGCACGGCACCCGTGCCCAGCATCGCCACCCCGATTGGGGTGAACGGCTTCAGCCCGCTGCCGCCGCAGACCAACGGGCAACCCGCCTCCGAGACCATCTACACCAACGGCATCCACCCCTACCCAG ctcAAAGCCCCACGGTGGCAGATCCCCTCCAGCAAGCCTACGCAGGCATGCAGCACTATGCAG CAGCGTATCCCACCGCCTACGCGCCCATCAGCCAAGcctttcctcagcaagcgccgatCATCCCGCAGCAGCAGCGAGAAG GTCCCGAAGGCTGTAACCTGTTTATTTATCACCTGCCCCAGGAGTTCGGGGATGCGGAGCTCACGCAGATGTTCTTGCCTTTCGGCAATGTCATCTCTGCCAAAGTCTTTGTGGACCGTGCCACCAACCAGAGCAAGTGCTTTG GTTTCGTCAGTTTTGACAATCCAACGAGCGCTCAGGCAGCCATTCAGGCCATGAACGGCTTCCAGATCGGCATGAAGAGGCTAAAAGTCCAGCTAAAGCGGCCGAAAGATGCCAACAGACCCTACTGA